A stretch of the Neisseria sp. DTU_2020_1000833_1_SI_GRL_NUU_006 genome encodes the following:
- the lpxA gene encoding acyl-ACP--UDP-N-acetylglucosamine O-acyltransferase — translation MTLIHPTAVIDPKAELDSSVKVGAYTVIGPNVQIGANTEIGPHTVINGHTTIGENNRIFQFASLGEIPQDKKYRDEPTKLIIGNGNTIREFTTFNLGTVTGIGETRVGDDNWIMAYCHLAHDCVIGNHTIFANNASLAGHVTIGDYVVLGGYTLVFQFCQIGDYAMTAFAAGVHKDVPPYFMAAGYRAEPAGINSEGMRRNGFTAEQIAAVKDVYKTIYHRGIPFEEAKADILRRAETQAELAVFKDFFAQSTRGIIR, via the coding sequence ATGACCCTCATCCACCCGACCGCCGTCATTGACCCCAAAGCCGAACTCGACTCCAGCGTCAAAGTCGGCGCGTACACCGTCATCGGCCCCAACGTCCAAATCGGCGCGAACACCGAAATTGGCCCGCATACCGTCATCAACGGGCACACCACCATCGGCGAAAACAACCGCATTTTCCAATTTGCCAGCCTCGGCGAAATCCCGCAGGACAAAAAATACCGCGACGAGCCGACCAAGCTGATTATCGGCAACGGCAACACCATCCGCGAATTCACCACCTTCAACCTCGGTACGGTAACCGGCATCGGCGAAACCCGCGTCGGCGACGACAACTGGATTATGGCGTATTGCCACCTCGCGCACGACTGCGTCATCGGCAACCACACCATCTTCGCCAACAACGCCTCCCTCGCCGGACACGTTACCATCGGCGACTACGTCGTCTTGGGCGGCTACACGCTGGTGTTCCAGTTCTGCCAAATCGGCGACTACGCCATGACCGCCTTCGCCGCAGGCGTACACAAAGACGTACCGCCATACTTCATGGCGGCAGGCTACCGCGCCGAACCCGCAGGCATCAACAGCGAAGGCATGCGCCGCAACGGCTTCACCGCCGAGCAGATCGCCGCCGTCAAAGATGTGTATAAAACCATCTACCACCGCGGCATCCCGTTTGAAGAAGCCAAAGCCGATATCCTCCGCCGAGCCGAAACGCAAGCCGAGTTGGCGGTGTTTAAAGACTTCTTCGCCCAATCCACGCGCGGGATTATCCGCTGA
- the ispC gene encoding 1-deoxy-D-xylulose-5-phosphate reductoisomerase, with protein MTQQVLTILGSTGSIGESTLDVVSRHPEKFRVFALAGHKQVEKLAAQCRTFRPEYAVVADAEHAARLEALLKGDGMATQVLHGAQALVDVASADEVSGVMCAIVGAAGLPSALAAAQKGKTIYLANKETLVVSGALFMETARANGAAVLPIDSEHNAIFQVLPRDYTGRLNEHGIRSIILTASGGPFLTTDLGTFDSITPAQAVKHPNWSMGRKISVDSATMMNKGLELIEAHWLFNCPPDKLEVVIHPQSVIHSMVRYRDGSVLAQLGNPDMRTPIAYCLGLPERIDSGVGDLDFDALSALTFQKPDFDRFPCLKLAYEAMNAGGAAPCVLNAANEAAVAAFLDGQIKFTDIAKTVAHCLAQDFSDDLGNIENLLAQDAVTRRQAQEFIAALG; from the coding sequence ATGACACAACAAGTCCTGACCATATTAGGCAGTACCGGCAGCATAGGCGAAAGCACGCTGGACGTTGTCTCCCGCCACCCCGAAAAATTCCGCGTATTCGCGTTGGCGGGGCATAAGCAGGTTGAGAAACTGGCGGCGCAATGCCGGACGTTCCGCCCCGAATATGCCGTCGTTGCCGATGCGGAGCACGCCGCCCGACTTGAAGCCCTGTTGAAAGGCGACGGCATGGCGACGCAGGTTTTACACGGCGCGCAGGCATTGGTTGACGTTGCGTCTGCAGACGAAGTCAGCGGTGTCATGTGCGCCATCGTCGGTGCAGCGGGGCTGCCTTCCGCGCTGGCGGCGGCGCAAAAAGGAAAAACCATTTATCTGGCGAACAAAGAGACGCTGGTAGTTTCCGGCGCGTTGTTTATGGAAACCGCCCGCGCAAACGGCGCGGCAGTGTTACCCATCGACAGCGAACACAACGCTATTTTCCAAGTTTTGCCGCGCGATTACACAGGTCGTCTGAACGAACACGGCATCCGTTCGATTATCCTGACCGCTTCCGGCGGTCCGTTTCTGACGACCGATTTAGGCACGTTCGACAGCATTACGCCCGCCCAAGCGGTCAAACATCCGAATTGGAGCATGGGGCGCAAAATCTCCGTCGATTCCGCCACCATGATGAACAAAGGTTTGGAGCTGATTGAAGCGCATTGGCTGTTCAACTGTCCGCCTGATAAACTCGAAGTCGTCATTCATCCGCAGTCCGTGATACACAGCATGGTGCGCTACCGCGACGGCTCCGTGTTGGCGCAACTGGGTAATCCCGATATGCGTACGCCCATCGCTTATTGTTTGGGTTTGCCGGAACGCATCGATTCGGGTGTCGGCGACCTGGATTTCGACGCATTGTCTGCGTTGACCTTCCAAAAGCCCGACTTTGACCGCTTCCCCTGCCTGAAGCTCGCCTATGAAGCCATGAACGCGGGCGGAGCAGCGCCCTGCGTATTGAACGCCGCCAACGAAGCCGCTGTCGCCGCCTTCTTAGACGGACAGATTAAGTTTACCGACATTGCCAAAACCGTTGCCCATTGTCTCGCACAAGACTTTTCAGACGACCTCGGCAACATCGAAAACCTGCTGGCGCAAGACGCTGTTACCCGCAGACAGGCGCAGGAATTTATCGCCGCATTGGGATAA
- a CDS encoding OmpH family outer membrane protein: MNQAVAAEAVQKIGFINTERVYLESKQAQRIQTTLEKEFRSRQDALQKLQQEGEKLEKSLTEGKLQGKEREAAAKRWGELVQQFRKKQAELAEDYNLRRNEEFAALQQNANRIIVDLAKREGYDVILQDVIYVNARYDITDSVIKALNTR, translated from the coding sequence ATGAACCAAGCTGTGGCGGCGGAAGCCGTGCAGAAAATCGGCTTTATCAATACCGAGCGCGTTTATCTTGAGTCCAAGCAGGCGCAACGCATTCAGACGACCTTGGAAAAAGAATTCCGCAGCCGTCAGGACGCTTTGCAGAAATTGCAGCAAGAAGGTGAAAAGCTCGAAAAATCCCTGACCGAAGGCAAATTGCAGGGCAAAGAGCGTGAAGCTGCGGCAAAACGCTGGGGCGAGCTGGTTCAGCAGTTCCGCAAAAAACAGGCGGAGCTGGCAGAAGACTACAACCTGCGCCGCAACGAAGAATTTGCCGCCCTCCAGCAAAACGCCAACCGCATCATCGTCGATCTTGCCAAACGCGAAGGCTACGATGTCATTTTGCAGGACGTGATTTACGTCAACGCGCGTTACGACATTACCGACAGCGTGATTAAAGCCCTGAATACGCGTTAA
- the lpxD gene encoding UDP-3-O-(3-hydroxymyristoyl)glucosamine N-acyltransferase, whose translation MTSKTYTLSQITAQLGGEWRGKDISVAAVRPLADAQAEHISFLANPKYKAEVHDSSAGAVIVSAKAVGEFEGRNLIVADDPYLYFAKVARLFSPVVKACGGIHPTAVVEESATVPASCEIGANAYIGANTVLGEGCRILANAVVQHDCKLGDEVVLHPNAVVYYGCTLGNRVEIHSGAVIGADGFGLAFAGDSWFKIPQTGAVTLGDDVEIGSNTNIDRGAMSDTTVGNGTKIDNQVQIGHNCKIGSHTVIAAKTGISGSVTIGSYCIIGGGVGTVGHIEIADKTTIGGGTSVTHSITESGKHLAGIFPMSTHKEWARNAVYIHRLSEMNKRLKTLENRLSDSEKDE comes from the coding sequence ATGACTTCAAAAACCTACACCCTGTCCCAAATCACAGCGCAGCTTGGCGGCGAATGGCGCGGCAAGGACATTTCCGTTGCCGCCGTGCGCCCGCTCGCAGACGCGCAGGCGGAACACATCAGCTTCCTCGCCAATCCGAAATACAAAGCCGAAGTCCACGACAGCAGCGCGGGTGCGGTCATCGTTTCCGCCAAAGCAGTGGGCGAATTTGAAGGGCGCAACCTGATTGTCGCCGACGATCCCTATCTCTATTTCGCCAAAGTCGCCCGCCTGTTTTCACCCGTCGTCAAAGCGTGCGGCGGCATCCATCCGACCGCCGTCGTCGAAGAGAGCGCGACCGTTCCCGCAAGCTGCGAAATCGGCGCGAACGCCTACATCGGTGCGAATACCGTACTCGGCGAAGGCTGCCGCATCTTGGCAAACGCCGTTGTCCAACACGATTGCAAACTGGGCGACGAAGTCGTCCTGCATCCCAACGCCGTCGTTTATTACGGCTGCACACTGGGCAACCGCGTCGAAATCCACAGCGGCGCAGTCATCGGCGCGGACGGATTCGGACTCGCCTTCGCCGGCGATTCATGGTTTAAAATCCCGCAAACCGGCGCGGTAACGCTGGGCGACGACGTAGAAATCGGCTCGAACACCAACATCGACCGCGGCGCAATGAGCGACACCACCGTCGGCAACGGCACCAAAATCGACAACCAAGTCCAAATCGGACACAACTGCAAAATCGGTTCGCACACCGTCATCGCCGCCAAAACCGGCATCTCAGGCAGCGTTACCATCGGCAGCTACTGCATCATCGGCGGCGGCGTCGGTACGGTCGGACACATCGAAATCGCCGACAAAACCACCATCGGCGGCGGCACGTCCGTGACCCACAGCATTACCGAAAGCGGCAAACACCTCGCCGGCATCTTCCCGATGTCCACCCATAAAGAATGGGCGCGCAACGCCGTTTACATCCACCGCCTGAGCGAAATGAACAAACGCCTCAAAACATTGGAAAACCGTCTGAGCGACAGCGAAAAAGACGAATAA
- a CDS encoding TlpA disulfide reductase family protein has protein sequence MKKLLLASVLMTAALSAPAFAADPLAGWNDNKPQSLQSLKAPVRVVNLWATWCGPCRKEMPAMSAWYKAQKKGSVDMVGIALDTSDNIGKFLKQTPVSYHVWRYTGADSRNFMKSYGNNVGVLPFTVVEAPKCGYKQTITGEVNEKSLTAAVNAAKEKCK, from the coding sequence ATGAAAAAATTATTGCTTGCCTCTGTTTTGATGACTGCAGCCCTGTCTGCCCCTGCGTTTGCCGCCGACCCGCTGGCGGGCTGGAACGACAACAAGCCGCAAAGCCTGCAATCGCTCAAAGCCCCCGTGCGCGTGGTGAACCTGTGGGCGACTTGGTGCGGTCCGTGCCGTAAGGAAATGCCCGCCATGTCCGCTTGGTACAAAGCGCAGAAAAAAGGCAGCGTCGATATGGTCGGCATCGCGTTGGATACTTCCGACAACATCGGCAAATTCCTGAAACAAACCCCCGTCAGCTATCATGTTTGGCGTTATACCGGCGCGGACAGCCGCAATTTCATGAAGTCTTACGGCAACAACGTCGGCGTATTGCCGTTCACCGTCGTCGAAGCGCCGAAATGCGGCTACAAACAAACCATCACCGGCGAAGTCAACGAAAAAAGCCTGACCGCCGCCGTCAATGCGGCTAAAGAGAAATGTAAATAA
- the pdxA gene encoding 4-hydroxythreonine-4-phosphate dehydrogenase PdxA: MSLPVLAVTSGEPAGIGPDICLDLAFAELPCRPVVLGDKGLLAQRAEMLGKNVVLRDFVSGNADKVPLCHGELEVLHIPLAAPCEAGRLNPANARYVLQLLDTAYQGITEGIFDGMVTAPLHKGIINDAGAAGGFFSGHTEYLAEKSQTEQVVMMLAGGGLRVALVTTHLPLRAVADAVTQPLVESVVRILNADLRDKFGIAQPHILVTGLNPHAGEGGHLGHEEAEIITPALTRLKSEGIYVSGPYPADTVFQPFLLKDADAVLAMYHDQGLPTLKYAGFGQGVNITLGLPFIRTSVDHGTALDLAGTGKAASGSLIEAVRTALEMAAEIRKKQR; the protein is encoded by the coding sequence ATGTCCCTTCCCGTATTGGCAGTTACCTCCGGCGAGCCTGCCGGTATCGGCCCCGATATTTGTTTGGATTTGGCGTTTGCCGAGTTGCCGTGCCGCCCCGTCGTTTTGGGCGACAAAGGCCTATTGGCGCAGCGGGCGGAGATGTTGGGTAAAAACGTTGTCTTGCGGGATTTTGTATCAGGTAATGCCGATAAAGTCCCGTTGTGCCATGGGGAATTGGAAGTTTTGCATATTCCGCTTGCCGCGCCTTGCGAAGCAGGCAGGCTCAATCCCGCCAATGCGCGTTATGTCTTGCAACTGCTGGACACGGCATATCAAGGCATTACCGAAGGCATATTCGACGGCATGGTAACCGCGCCGCTGCACAAAGGCATCATTAATGATGCAGGTGCGGCTGGCGGATTCTTCAGCGGACATACCGAATACCTCGCCGAAAAAAGTCAGACGGAACAAGTCGTCATGATGTTGGCAGGCGGCGGGCTGCGCGTCGCTTTGGTTACGACCCATTTACCGCTGCGCGCGGTCGCCGATGCCGTAACACAGCCGCTCGTCGAGTCCGTCGTCCGTATTTTGAACGCCGATTTGCGCGACAAATTCGGCATTGCCCAACCGCATATCCTGGTTACCGGATTGAATCCGCACGCAGGCGAGGGCGGACATTTGGGACACGAAGAAGCCGAAATCATCACCCCTGCGCTGACCCGCCTCAAAAGCGAAGGCATATACGTCAGCGGCCCATATCCGGCAGACACGGTGTTTCAGCCGTTTTTGCTGAAAGATGCCGATGCCGTTTTGGCGATGTATCACGATCAAGGGCTGCCGACGCTGAAATATGCCGGTTTCGGACAAGGCGTCAACATCACGCTCGGACTGCCGTTTATCCGTACTTCCGTTGACCACGGTACCGCGCTGGATCTGGCGGGAACAGGCAAAGCCGCCTCCGGCAGCCTGATTGAAGCTGTCCGCACCGCTTTGGAAATGGCGGCAGAAATCCGCAAAAAACAGCGTTAA
- the bamA gene encoding outer membrane protein assembly factor BamA — MKLKQIASALMVLGMSPLAFADFTIQDIRVEGLQRTEPSTVFNYLPVKVGDQFSDARSEEIIKSLYATGFFDDVRVETMGNQVLLTVIERPTISTLNITGAKMLQNDVIKKNLESFGLAQSQYFNPATLSQSVASLKEEYKSRGKQSVQITPTVTKLARNRVSIDIAIDEGKTTKITDIEFEGNKVYSDRKLMKQMSLSEGGMWTWLTKSNQFNEQKFSQDMERVSEFYQNNGYFNFRILDTDIQTNEDKTKQTIKITVDEGERFRWGDVRIEGDTREVPKEELQKLLTMKKGKWYERAQMVKSLESIQNRMGTAGYAFSEVNVQPVPNAETQTVDFVLNVEPGRKIYVNEINITGNNKTRDEVVRRELRQMESAPYDTSKLQRSKERVELLGYFDNVQFDAVPVANTPDQVDLNMSVNERSTGSLDMSAGWVQDTGLVMSVGVSQDNLFGTGKSVSLRASRSKTTLNGSLSFTDPYFTPDGVSLGYDIYGKSYDPRKASSSAKQYKTTTAGGGVRMGIPVTEYDRVNLGLAAEHLTVNTYKGAPKRYADFINQYDKGTDGVGSFKGWLYKGTIGWGRNKTDSALWPTRGYMTGINGEIALPGSDLQYYTLTHNQTWFFPLTKDFTLMLGGEVGVGNGYGKTKTMPFFENFYGGGLGSVRGYESGTLGPKVYDEYGEKISYGGNKKANVSAELLFPMPGIKDSRSVRLSLFADAGSVWDGKTYNDSSSNTYYTNNAAQNPYGLGKTHKSTFKEELRYSAGAAVTWLSPLGPMKFSYAYPLKKKDSDEIQRFQFQLGTTF, encoded by the coding sequence ATGAAATTGAAACAGATTGCTTCTGCTTTGATGGTATTGGGCATGTCGCCTTTGGCATTTGCCGACTTCACCATTCAAGACATCCGCGTCGAAGGTTTGCAGCGCACCGAACCGAGTACGGTCTTCAACTACCTGCCCGTCAAAGTCGGCGACCAATTCAGCGACGCACGCAGCGAAGAAATCATCAAAAGTCTGTATGCGACCGGTTTTTTTGACGATGTCCGCGTAGAGACTATGGGCAATCAGGTCTTGCTGACCGTTATCGAACGCCCGACCATCAGCACGCTGAACATCACCGGCGCGAAAATGCTGCAAAACGATGTAATCAAGAAAAACCTTGAATCCTTCGGTTTGGCGCAATCCCAATACTTCAATCCTGCCACGCTGAGCCAGTCTGTAGCCAGCCTGAAGGAAGAATACAAAAGCCGCGGCAAGCAGTCGGTCCAAATCACGCCGACCGTCACCAAACTCGCGCGTAACCGCGTTTCCATCGACATTGCCATCGATGAGGGTAAAACCACCAAGATTACCGACATCGAATTTGAAGGCAACAAAGTCTATTCCGACCGCAAGCTCATGAAACAAATGTCTTTGAGCGAAGGCGGTATGTGGACTTGGCTGACTAAGAGCAACCAGTTTAACGAGCAGAAATTCTCGCAAGACATGGAGCGCGTCAGCGAGTTCTACCAAAACAACGGCTACTTCAATTTCCGCATTCTGGATACCGACATCCAGACCAACGAAGACAAAACCAAGCAAACCATCAAAATCACGGTTGACGAGGGCGAACGCTTCCGTTGGGGCGACGTGCGCATAGAAGGCGACACCCGCGAAGTGCCGAAAGAAGAGCTGCAAAAACTGCTGACCATGAAAAAGGGCAAATGGTACGAACGTGCCCAAATGGTCAAATCGCTCGAATCCATCCAAAACCGCATGGGTACGGCAGGCTACGCGTTCAGCGAAGTCAATGTTCAGCCTGTTCCCAATGCCGAGACCCAAACTGTCGATTTCGTCCTAAATGTCGAACCCGGCCGCAAAATCTATGTGAACGAAATCAACATCACCGGCAACAATAAAACTCGTGACGAAGTTGTGCGCCGCGAATTGCGTCAGATGGAATCTGCGCCTTACGACACGTCCAAGCTGCAACGTTCCAAAGAGCGCGTCGAGTTGTTGGGCTACTTCGACAATGTACAATTCGATGCCGTGCCGGTTGCCAATACGCCCGACCAAGTCGATTTGAACATGAGCGTGAACGAGCGTTCTACCGGTTCGCTGGATATGAGCGCGGGCTGGGTTCAGGATACCGGCTTGGTCATGTCTGTGGGCGTTTCCCAAGACAACCTGTTCGGTACGGGTAAATCCGTTTCCCTGCGCGCTTCACGAAGCAAAACCACGCTCAACGGCTCGCTGTCGTTTACCGATCCGTATTTCACACCCGACGGCGTGAGCCTCGGTTACGATATTTACGGCAAGTCTTACGACCCGCGTAAAGCCTCTTCCAGCGCGAAACAATATAAAACCACCACCGCAGGCGGCGGTGTGCGCATGGGCATCCCCGTTACCGAATACGACCGCGTCAATTTGGGTCTGGCGGCGGAACACCTGACCGTGAATACCTACAAAGGCGCGCCTAAACGTTATGCCGACTTTATCAACCAATATGATAAAGGCACGGACGGCGTGGGCAGCTTCAAAGGCTGGCTGTACAAAGGTACGATCGGTTGGGGACGCAATAAAACCGACAGCGCATTGTGGCCGACCCGCGGCTACATGACCGGCATCAACGGCGAAATCGCCCTGCCGGGCAGCGACCTGCAATACTACACGCTGACCCACAACCAAACCTGGTTCTTCCCGCTGACCAAAGACTTCACCCTGATGCTCGGTGGCGAAGTCGGCGTCGGCAACGGCTACGGCAAAACCAAAACCATGCCGTTCTTTGAAAACTTCTACGGCGGCGGCTTAGGCTCTGTACGCGGTTACGAGAGCGGTACGCTGGGTCCGAAAGTTTATGACGAATACGGCGAGAAAATCAGCTACGGCGGCAACAAAAAAGCCAACGTTTCCGCCGAGTTGCTGTTCCCGATGCCGGGCATCAAAGATTCCCGCTCCGTTCGTCTGAGCCTGTTCGCAGACGCGGGCAGCGTATGGGACGGTAAAACGTATAACGACAGCAGCAGCAATACCTACTACACCAACAATGCCGCTCAAAACCCATACGGCTTAGGCAAGACCCACAAATCGACCTTCAAGGAAGAGTTGCGCTACTCCGCCGGTGCGGCAGTAACCTGGCTCTCGCCGCTGGGTCCGATGAAGTTCAGCTACGCCTACCCGCTGAAGAAAAAAGACAGCGACGAAATCCAACGCTTCCAGTTCCAATTGGGTACAACATTCTGA
- the arsC gene encoding arsenate reductase (glutaredoxin) (This arsenate reductase requires both glutathione and glutaredoxin to convert arsenate to arsenite, after which the efflux transporter formed by ArsA and ArsB can extrude the arsenite from the cell, providing resistance.) → MSSEFTLYHNPRCSKSRAAFDLLEARGIKAEVVKYLDTPPDLAILKDIFAKLGLESVRGMMRVKDDLYKELGLDKPDLDNQALLEAISAHPALLERPILTTQDKAAIGRPLENIEALLD, encoded by the coding sequence ATGTCGTCTGAATTCACGCTCTACCACAATCCGCGTTGCAGCAAATCGCGCGCCGCTTTCGACCTGCTCGAAGCGCGCGGCATCAAAGCCGAAGTCGTCAAATACCTCGACACTCCGCCCGACTTGGCGATACTGAAAGACATTTTCGCCAAGCTGGGCTTAGAGTCCGTACGCGGCATGATGCGCGTCAAAGACGACTTGTACAAAGAACTCGGTTTGGACAAGCCCGACCTCGACAACCAAGCCCTGCTCGAAGCCATCTCCGCCCACCCTGCCCTACTCGAACGCCCTATCCTGACCACACAGGACAAAGCCGCCATCGGCAGACCGCTCGAAAACATCGAAGCCCTGCTGGATTAA
- a CDS encoding YdcF family protein has product MISLFRSRNGLRYYLFRGIGLSILLVLGIFGEGAWQVYHTGSQPLPRHVRADAALVLGAAAWDKRPSPIFRERINHAITLYQSHRVEKIVFTGGTPKKGYMTEAEVGRRYALKQGIPAHNILFENTSRNTYENIRNIRPILRAEGIGSIIIVSDPYHLARALEIASDLDIEAYISATPTTRFDQSKEKNKFLLQESYALFLYRIGKWSENFWDWLTVRQRKEET; this is encoded by the coding sequence ATGATTTCCCTGTTCCGCAGCCGCAACGGCTTGCGCTACTACCTCTTTCGCGGCATAGGCCTGAGTATCCTGTTGGTACTCGGCATATTCGGCGAGGGCGCATGGCAGGTGTACCACACCGGCTCGCAGCCTCTGCCGCGTCATGTCCGCGCCGATGCCGCCCTCGTGCTCGGCGCCGCCGCGTGGGACAAACGGCCCTCGCCTATCTTCCGCGAACGCATCAACCACGCCATCACCCTCTACCAAAGCCACCGTGTTGAAAAAATCGTTTTTACCGGCGGAACACCCAAAAAAGGCTACATGACCGAAGCCGAAGTCGGTCGGCGCTACGCCCTCAAACAAGGCATACCCGCGCACAACATCCTCTTTGAAAACACCTCGCGCAACACCTACGAAAACATCCGTAACATCCGCCCGATACTGCGCGCCGAAGGCATCGGAAGCATCATCATCGTCAGCGACCCCTACCACCTCGCCCGCGCCCTCGAAATCGCCTCCGACCTCGACATCGAAGCCTACATCTCCGCCACGCCGACCACGCGGTTCGACCAAAGCAAGGAAAAAAACAAATTCCTGCTTCAAGAAAGCTACGCCCTCTTCCTCTACCGCATCGGCAAATGGAGCGAAAACTTTTGGGACTGGCTGACCGTTCGGCAAAGGAAAGAAGAGACATAG
- the fabZ gene encoding 3-hydroxyacyl-ACP dehydratase FabZ, protein MDVQLPIEAKDIQKLIPHRYPFLQLDRITAFESMKTLTAIKNVTMNEPQFQGHFPDLPVMPGVLIIEAMAQACGTLAILSEGGRKENEFFFFAGIDEARFKRQVIPGDQLVFEVELLTNKRGIGKFSAVAKVDGQVAVEAIIMCAKRVV, encoded by the coding sequence ATGGACGTACAACTCCCTATTGAAGCCAAAGACATCCAAAAACTCATTCCCCACCGCTACCCGTTTTTGCAACTCGACCGCATCACCGCCTTCGAGTCCATGAAAACCCTGACCGCGATTAAAAACGTCACCATGAACGAGCCGCAGTTCCAAGGCCATTTCCCCGACCTGCCCGTCATGCCCGGCGTACTCATCATCGAAGCCATGGCGCAAGCCTGCGGCACACTCGCCATCCTCAGCGAAGGCGGCCGCAAAGAAAACGAATTCTTCTTCTTCGCCGGCATAGACGAAGCCCGTTTCAAACGCCAAGTCATCCCCGGCGACCAGCTTGTTTTCGAAGTCGAGCTGCTGACCAACAAACGCGGCATCGGCAAATTCAGCGCCGTCGCCAAAGTGGACGGACAAGTCGCCGTCGAAGCCATCATCATGTGTGCCAAACGCGTGGTTTGA
- the rseP gene encoding RIP metalloprotease RseP yields MQTLLAFIFAILILVSLHEFGHYIVARLCGVKVVRFSVGFGKPFFSRKRGDTEWCLAPIPLGGYVKMVDTREGEVAQADLPYAFDKQHPAKRIAIVAAGPLTNLALAVLLYGLSFSFGVTEIRPYVGMVEQNTIASKAGFQPGDKIISVNGVNVGEWEKAQQEIVLNIESGKVNVAVQTTSGQETMRIIDAAGTPEAGKIAKNQGYIGLSPFKITTRVGEMKENSPAEKAGLKKGDKLISADGQDIESWQQWVEIVRQSPGKKIALSYERDGKTFQTTIRPDSIQQPDRTLVGRVGFGSQGDEEWTKEIKREYKPSVVEAFAMGWDKTVNNAWMTVKFFGKLITGNASLNHISGPLTIADVAGKTAQLGFQSYLEFLALVSISLGVLNLLPIPVLDGGHLVFYTAEWIRGKPLSERIQAIGLRLGLAAMLLMMALAFFNDINRLFG; encoded by the coding sequence TTGCAAACCCTTCTAGCTTTTATTTTCGCCATCCTGATTTTGGTCAGCCTGCACGAGTTCGGACATTACATCGTTGCCAGATTGTGCGGCGTCAAAGTCGTACGCTTTTCCGTCGGCTTCGGCAAACCGTTTTTCAGCAGAAAACGCGGCGATACCGAATGGTGTTTGGCGCCCATCCCCTTGGGCGGCTATGTCAAAATGGTCGATACGCGCGAGGGCGAAGTGGCGCAGGCAGACCTGCCTTACGCCTTCGACAAACAGCATCCCGCCAAACGCATCGCCATCGTCGCCGCAGGTCCGCTGACCAATCTCGCGCTGGCGGTTCTGCTTTACGGCTTGAGTTTTTCCTTCGGCGTTACCGAAATCCGCCCTTATGTCGGCATGGTCGAGCAAAATACCATTGCCTCAAAAGCAGGTTTTCAGCCCGGAGACAAAATTATTTCGGTTAATGGCGTTAACGTCGGCGAGTGGGAAAAAGCCCAGCAAGAAATCGTGTTGAACATCGAGTCAGGCAAGGTAAATGTTGCCGTTCAGACGACCTCGGGACAAGAAACCATGCGGATTATCGATGCCGCAGGTACGCCCGAAGCAGGTAAAATTGCGAAAAACCAAGGCTATATCGGGTTGTCGCCTTTTAAAATCACCACCCGTGTCGGCGAAATGAAAGAAAACAGCCCTGCCGAAAAAGCCGGTTTGAAAAAAGGCGACAAGCTGATCAGCGCCGACGGACAAGACATTGAGTCTTGGCAGCAATGGGTAGAAATTGTACGCCAAAGCCCGGGTAAGAAAATCGCATTGAGCTACGAGCGCGACGGTAAAACTTTTCAGACGACCATCCGTCCCGACAGCATCCAACAACCCGACAGAACGCTGGTCGGCAGGGTAGGCTTCGGTTCTCAGGGCGACGAAGAGTGGACAAAAGAAATCAAGCGCGAATATAAGCCGTCTGTCGTAGAAGCATTTGCGATGGGCTGGGACAAAACCGTCAACAACGCTTGGATGACGGTAAAATTCTTCGGAAAACTGATTACAGGCAATGCCTCCCTGAACCATATTTCAGGTCCGCTGACCATTGCCGACGTCGCCGGAAAAACGGCACAGCTGGGGTTTCAAAGCTATTTGGAATTTCTCGCATTGGTCAGCATTAGTTTAGGCGTGTTGAACTTGTTGCCCATCCCCGTGTTGGACGGCGGGCATTTGGTGTTCTACACTGCCGAATGGATACGCGGAAAGCCCTTGAGCGAGCGCATACAGGCAATCGGCCTACGCCTCGGACTGGCTGCCATGCTGTTAATGATGGCACTGGCTTTCTTTAATGACATCAACCGTTTGTTTGGATAA